The following are encoded in a window of Peromyscus leucopus breed LL Stock unplaced genomic scaffold, UCI_PerLeu_2.1 scaffold_472, whole genome shotgun sequence genomic DNA:
- the LOC114700321 gene encoding LOW QUALITY PROTEIN: B-lymphocyte antigen CD19 (The sequence of the model RefSeq protein was modified relative to this genomic sequence to represent the inferred CDS: inserted 12 bases in 9 codons; deleted 3 bases in 2 codons; substituted 4 bases at 4 genomic stop codons): MPSPLPXLLPLLPYLVGGRTPQKPILVEVEEGSNILLPCLRTPTVSSEKLAWYRGNQSTPFLELTLGSPGLGLQVGPLGILLVIINVSDHMGGFYLCHKXPPFKKDTWQPAWTVNLEDSGELFRWNASDIRDMDCGLENRSSGSHRPASGSQNISWLYVWAKDQLRPXGQXSVVPRRVSLNQSLINQGKGTVPGSTLWLSCGVXPVPVDRGSISWTHVHPWRPNVSLPSLSLXGETPSREMWVWGRVLSLPQATALDEXTYYCLHGNLTIEMHVKVIASSVLWLLRTGGWIXPVVTIVYLIFCMVSLVAFVYFRRALIXEEKKRMMDPARRFFKVTPPQETGXPNQYGNVLSPSDTTSALTRTPPPPLPPPPTAAQLEEEGRPNEEPDSEEGSEFYENDSNLGQDHFSDGSGYERTXRXAHGSREEDSFSNAESYENADEELAQPAGRTMDFLSPHGSAWDQPRSILQGQSYEDMRGILYAAPXLRSIQSGPSHEEGGCFCPLLSCPLDHSLLSPSHPVDTFLFPGLI; the protein is encoded by the exons ATgccatctcctctccc tctcctgcctcttcttccttacCTTGTAGGAGGCAGGACCCCCCAGAAGCCGATCCTGGTGGAGGTAGAAG AGGGAAGCAACATTTTGCTGCCATGCCTCCGGACCCCCACGGTCTCTTCTGAGAAGCTGGCCTGGTATCGAGGGAATCAGTCAACCCCCTTCTTGGAGCTGACCCTAGGGTCCCCAGGCCTGGGCCTGCAGGTGGGGCCCCTGGGAATCTTGCTAGTCATTATC AACGTCTCGGACCATATGGGGGGCTTCTACCTGTGCCATA AGCCCCCTTTCAAGAAGGATACCTGGCAGCCTGCCTGGACAGTGAACCTGGAGGACAGTG GGGAGCTGTTCCGCTGGAACGCTTCGGATATAAGGGACATGGACTGTGGCCTGGAGAACAGGTCTTCAGGGAGCCACAGGCCCGCTTCTGGTTCCCAAAACATTTCCTGGCTGTATGTGTGGgctaaagaccagctgaggccGTGAGGAC GGTCTGTTGTCCCACGGAGGGTCAGTCTGAATCAGAGTCTCATCAACCAAGGTAAGGGGACAGT ccctggctcCACACTTTGGCTGTCCTGTGGGG CCCCTGTCCCAGTGGACAGAGGCTCCATCTCCTGGACCCATGTGCATCCTTGGAGGCCTAATGTTTCATTACCGAGCCTAAGCCT AGGGGAGACACCCAGTCGAGAGATGTGGGTTTGGGGGCGTGTTCTGTCACTGCCTCAAGCCACAGCTTTAGATG GTACCTATTATTGTCTCCATGGAAACCTGACCATCGAGATGCATGTGAAGGTCATTGCAAG CAGTGTGCTCTGGCTGCTGAGGACTGGTGGATGGA TCCCAGTTGTGACTATAGTCTATCTCATCTTCTGTATGGTTTCTCTGGTGGCTTTTGTCTATTTTCGAAGAG CCCTTATCTGAGAGGAAAAGAAGCGAATGATGGACCCGGCCAGG AGATTCTTCAAAGTGACCCCTCCCCAGGAAACGGG CCCAAATCAGTATGGGAACGTGCTCTCCCCTTCCGACACTACCTCCGCGCTCACacgaacaccccccccccccctcccacccccccctaCCGCCGCCC AgctggaagaagaagggaggccTAATGAAGAGCCAGACAGTGAGGAGGGTTCCGAGTTCTATGAGAAC GACTCCAACCTTGGACAGGACCATTTCTCAG ATGGTAGTGGTTATGAGAGAACCTGACGATGAGCCCACGGGTCCAGGGAGGAAGACTCCTTCTCTAACG CCGAGTCTTATGAAAACGCCGACGAGGAGCTGGCCCAACCTGCTGGCAGGAcaatgg ACTTCCTGAGCCCCCATGGATCTGCCTGGGACCAGCCAAGAAGCATCCTC CAGGGTCAGTCCTATGAGGATATGAGAGGGATACTGTATGCAGCTC AGCTCCGATCGATTCAGTCTGGCCCCAGCCACGAGGAAGGTGGGTGCTTCTGCCCGCTTCTTAGTTGTCCTCTGGACCActccctcctgtctccttcccatcCTGTGGATACTTTCCTTTTTCCTGGTCTTATCTAG